The following proteins are co-located in the Solanum pennellii chromosome 1, SPENNV200 genome:
- the LOC107019527 gene encoding replication factor A protein 1-like, with the protein MAYSLLSDLDATREDWLIRVRVCRQWEFINYKRSPDMISLDMILIDEKGTLMHAIIWKNQVNKFRDKLSEGFAVIIRNFKVSALTGDYRPVQSNFKITFLRKTAIQKLQDDIVHIPQNGFQFIQPEIIRSRINNNILLSESVGSKWKKRDIHILTDPEDLTIKARITLWKDHGESLYPYVYPNDFGPYIVILTATTVKEFRGELTFATTAASKIYVNLKMDNITALLHKFSKKSVDVVTIASGNSSNVPNAQAMFENRMTVAELLDSEWSPDIEECVVTLRAQITAIENFFDWYYISCNFCNKKVESSNGVYTCQKCNKQCDLPLIRFKIHINVKDNGGNTTLVLFNGVAEKLLDTSAHKLVNRLSKSETNIPPQIQSLCGMELVFKLKLSSFNLKEGLENYTVTKVYVPDEELELQHRINKDKRVKGKEKFEDSTEQTDFNAERSNTYYSKELSDEEDTFFPKQRVYSRKLKKRRNLFIADSEESDGDTIKRTK; encoded by the exons ATGGCTTATTCACTACTTTCTGATTTGGATGCTACTCGCGAAGACTGGCTGATTAGAGTCCGAGTCTGCCGGCAGTGGGAGTTTATTAATTACAAGCGCAGCCCAGACATGATAAGCCTTGACATGATACTAATTGATGAAAAG GGAACTTTGATGCACGCAATAATATGGAAGAACCAAGTCAATAAGTTTCGTGATAAGTTGAGTGAAGGATTTGCAGTCATTATTAGAAACTTCAAAGTTTCAGCATTAACCGGTGACTACAGACCAGTACAGTCGAactttaaaataacatttttgcGGAAAACTGCCATCCAAAAACTTCAGGATGATATTGTCCATATCCCTCAGAATGGTTTTCAGTTTATTCAACCAGAAATTATTCGCTCAAggatcaacaacaacattctcCTGTCAG AAAGTGTGGGTTCAAAATGGAAGAAGCGCGACATACACATTCTTACTGATCC AGAGGATCTGACTATCAAAGCAAGGATAACTTTGTGGAAGGACCATGGCGAATCACTTTACCCCTATGTATATCCCAACGACTTTGGACCCTACATTGTCATTCTCACTGCTACAACGGTCAAAGAATTCAGAG GCGAACTAACTTTTGCCACCACCGCTGCAAGTAAAATTTATGTCAATCTTAAAATGGACAACATCACCGCCTTGCTTCATAAATTCTCAAAGAAGTCAGTTGATGTTGTAACTATTGCGAGTGGAAACTCAAGTAACGTTCCCAATGCACAAGCTATGTTTGAAAACAGGATGACTGTTGCAGAATTATTAGATTCTGAATGGAGTCCCGACATAGAG GAATGTGTGGTTACACTCCGCGCGCAGATCACTGCAATAGAGAATTTCTTTGATTGGTATTACATTTCATGTAACTTCTGCAACAAGAAAGTTGAATCTTCAAATGGTGTCTACACATGCCAGAAGTGCAACAAACAATGTGACTTACCATTGATTAG GTTTAAAATCCACATTAACGTCAAGGACAATGGTGGGAACACTACTTTGGTCCTGTTTAATGGAGTCGCTGAAAAACTTCTTGATACTTCTGCCCACAAGTTGGTTAATCGTTTGTCCAAAAGCGAGACTAATATACCGCCCCAGATTCAAAGTCTTTGCGGGATGGAATTGGTCTTTAAACTCAAATTGAGCAGTTTCAATTTGAAAGAAGGGCTGGAAAACTATACAGTCACAAAAGTTTATGTGCCTGATGAAGAATTAGAATTGCAGCACCGCATAAACAAAGACAAAAGGGTTAAG GGTAAAGAGAAATTTGAAGATTCCACTGAACAAACAGACTTCAATGCGGAAAGATCAAACACATACTACTCTAAAGAACTTTCTGATGAAGAAGACACTTTTTTTCCCAAACAAAGAGTTTATTCAAGAAAGTTGAAGAAGCGAAGGAACTTATTTATAGCTGACAGTGAAGAGAGTGATGGTGACACCATAAAAAGGACAAAGTAG